The following are encoded in a window of Ruminiclostridium herbifermentans genomic DNA:
- a CDS encoding AMP-binding protein, which produces MRTSEDKNYWLDQIGNNHIITTIDSFLEGNKLNSRLKEYTFTIKNTDVAYKKMKDLCGNSYKNEFAYLVSVLTLLLYSFTGDECVTIGCPIPDIKLGCDAINDILVLKYNQLYESSFEDTLITTKRLLKEALEHANAAIADIFQITESYNPVFDIYASLNNLQGSNHFKGYYSIGFYFNDTNSHLECKITYQESLYKDKAIMDIAKHFIYFFEYVAKNQRISASEIEFIDCLPIQKNERNINFIKNESINSLFSKICINYPAKKALVYRDTYITYDELNNKSELVAKWLLKKDVKNGDVIGIICKSPLNIAIAVIAILKVGAVHLIIDSQLPLNRVEKMSSDCDVVFSLTDEEAYEQNMKAYNIIETQRENDDTALLPNLPHNNCCDDVYVVYTSGTTGTPKGIRIKCKSLINFIIWRNREYSINSEDSILQMLSPSSFDGYLISFYSALLSGATLVCLDKNERADFDKLNKILIKNDVTNMSTNPTFIMNIIACGYTKLFSGFKSIIMGGGHIDSLIVTTLNKLYPDIKLYNEYGPSECCMAVTSHRVMGKDDRNIIGRAIDNTFIFVINKREKHLPPGFIGEICIGGICLADGYIKDSELSAQKFVYHQKLDEMIYKTGDFGYLTESGELVFINRKDRLVKINGYRIDLSEIENALTMMKQIKKAIVIAASNAQLHAYIMLDQNETEMNLDTIYEHLMNLLPAYMIPSKVFQFNDIYLTSSGKPDINKIKKRSVEVTRRINDKEITESQKYIISTIISIWKDTLGLDNIKSSDNFFEIGGNSLKAIKAIAELENRGVSVPDPDAIFKYQTAYDLSIYIASLK; this is translated from the coding sequence ATGCGAACTTCAGAAGATAAAAATTACTGGCTAGATCAAATCGGAAATAATCATATAATTACTACGATTGATTCTTTCTTAGAAGGAAACAAATTGAATAGTAGATTAAAGGAATATACTTTTACTATTAAAAATACTGATGTTGCGTATAAGAAAATGAAAGACTTGTGTGGCAATTCATATAAGAATGAGTTTGCTTATTTAGTGAGTGTATTAACGCTTCTTTTATATTCTTTTACAGGTGATGAATGCGTCACTATTGGTTGTCCTATCCCAGATATAAAGCTTGGATGTGATGCAATTAATGATATCCTAGTACTTAAATATAATCAGCTATATGAGTCGTCTTTTGAAGATACTTTAATAACTACAAAGAGATTGCTTAAGGAAGCTTTAGAGCATGCTAATGCTGCAATTGCAGATATATTTCAAATAACAGAATCATACAATCCGGTATTTGACATTTATGCTTCACTAAATAATTTACAAGGAAGCAATCATTTCAAAGGCTATTATAGTATTGGATTCTATTTTAACGACACAAACTCACATTTAGAATGTAAAATCACTTACCAAGAAAGTTTATATAAAGATAAAGCAATCATGGATATAGCGAAGCACTTTATTTATTTTTTTGAATATGTAGCAAAAAATCAAAGAATAAGTGCAAGTGAAATAGAATTCATTGATTGCCTACCCATCCAAAAAAATGAGAGAAATATTAATTTTATTAAAAATGAGTCTATTAACTCCTTATTTTCTAAAATATGCATTAATTATCCTGCTAAAAAAGCTTTGGTTTATCGTGACACATACATAACATATGATGAGTTAAACAATAAGTCAGAACTAGTAGCTAAATGGTTATTAAAAAAAGATGTTAAAAATGGTGATGTTATCGGTATTATCTGCAAGTCTCCATTAAATATTGCCATTGCTGTGATTGCAATACTTAAAGTAGGAGCAGTACACTTAATAATAGATTCTCAATTGCCTCTAAATAGAGTTGAGAAAATGAGTTCAGATTGCGACGTTGTATTTTCGCTAACTGACGAAGAAGCCTATGAACAAAATATGAAAGCATACAATATTATTGAAACACAAAGGGAAAATGATGACACTGCTCTTCTGCCTAACTTGCCTCATAATAATTGTTGTGATGATGTTTACGTTGTATATACTTCTGGAACAACAGGGACTCCTAAGGGAATTCGTATAAAATGTAAAAGCTTGATTAATTTCATTATATGGAGAAACAGAGAATACTCAATAAATAGTGAAGATTCTATTCTGCAGATGCTTTCCCCTTCTTCTTTCGATGGATATTTGATTAGCTTTTACTCTGCTTTACTATCTGGAGCGACATTGGTGTGCTTAGACAAGAACGAAAGGGCGGATTTTGATAAACTAAATAAAATACTAATAAAGAATGACGTTACTAATATGAGTACAAATCCTACCTTCATAATGAATATTATTGCATGTGGGTATACAAAATTATTTAGTGGATTCAAATCGATAATAATGGGGGGAGGGCATATTGATTCATTAATCGTGACTACCTTAAATAAGCTATATCCGGATATAAAACTATACAACGAATATGGCCCAAGTGAGTGCTGTATGGCGGTAACAAGCCACAGAGTAATGGGTAAGGATGATAGGAACATTATTGGTAGAGCTATAGACAATACTTTCATATTTGTAATTAATAAAAGAGAAAAACATTTACCTCCAGGTTTTATCGGAGAAATATGTATTGGAGGAATATGTTTAGCAGATGGGTATATCAAAGACAGTGAATTAAGTGCTCAAAAATTCGTATATCATCAAAAGCTGGATGAAATGATTTATAAAACTGGCGACTTTGGATATCTTACTGAAAGTGGAGAACTTGTATTTATAAATAGGAAAGATAGACTTGTTAAAATTAATGGTTATCGTATTGATTTATCTGAAATAGAAAATGCCTTAACTATGATGAAACAGATTAAAAAGGCTATTGTAATAGCTGCATCCAACGCACAATTACATGCATATATAATGTTAGACCAAAATGAAACAGAAATGAATCTAGACACAATATATGAACACTTAATGAATCTACTCCCTGCCTACATGATTCCAAGTAAGGTTTTTCAATTTAATGATATATATCTTACTTCTTCGGGAAAACCTGATATTAATAAGATAAAGAAAAGGTCAGTAGAAGTTACTCGACGGATTAATGACAAAGAGATAACTGAATCACAAAAGTATATCATTAGCACTATTATATCTATTTGGAAAGATACTTTAGGTTTAGATAATATCAAGTCTTCAGATAATTTTTTTGAAATTGGTGGTAATTCTCTAAAAGCAATAAAAGCTATAGCTGAATTAGAAAATAGAGGGGTTAGTGTTCCAGATCCAGATGCTATATTTAAATATCAAACTGCCTATGATCTATCTATTTATATAGCTTCACTGAAATAA
- a CDS encoding acyl carrier protein, with amino-acid sequence MRGAIVIKEIRDKVIKLISVDIGIENANQLLNSYDNFTQLGMNSLAYIKLAVLIENEFDIEFEDEVLEDNYFSSFSELCTYIEKRMHKSSTLSQSNN; translated from the coding sequence ATGAGAGGAGCGATTGTTATTAAGGAAATAAGAGATAAAGTCATTAAATTAATTTCTGTTGATATTGGTATTGAAAATGCTAATCAACTTTTGAATTCATACGATAATTTTACTCAGCTCGGAATGAATTCACTTGCTTATATTAAGTTAGCAGTACTTATAGAGAATGAATTTGATATTGAGTTTGAAGACGAAGTTCTTGAGGATAATTATTTTTCATCATTCAGTGAACTTTGTACTTATATAGAAAAAAGAATGCATAAGTCTTCAACACTATCACAAAGTAATAATTAG
- a CDS encoding DNA-3-methyladenine glycosylase I: MNEKTRCPWVGDTNIYIDYHDNEWGRPVHDDCKLFEMLTLESMQAGLSWSTVLKKREAFREAFDGFDPKKVALYDEAKIQELLANEKIIRNRLKINAAVNNAKAFLLIQEKYGSFDKMIWGYVDNTPIIRHPENMGDLPSSTPLSDKISKDLKKMGFKFLGTTTVYAFMQATGMVNDHTTSCFVYEEMMKGNHIKE; this comes from the coding sequence ATGAATGAAAAAACTAGATGCCCTTGGGTAGGAGATACAAACATTTACATAGATTATCACGACAATGAATGGGGACGACCAGTACATGATGATTGCAAGTTGTTTGAAATGCTTACTTTAGAAAGTATGCAGGCAGGTCTTTCTTGGTCAACCGTACTAAAAAAAAGAGAGGCGTTTAGGGAGGCTTTTGATGGGTTTGATCCTAAAAAAGTAGCTCTTTACGACGAAGCAAAGATTCAGGAACTATTAGCGAACGAAAAGATAATTAGAAATCGCTTGAAAATTAACGCGGCTGTAAATAATGCTAAAGCTTTTCTGTTAATTCAGGAGAAATATGGGAGTTTTGATAAAATGATATGGGGGTATGTAGATAATACTCCAATTATAAGGCATCCAGAAAATATGGGGGACTTGCCGTCGTCTACTCCGCTCTCTGATAAGATAAGTAAGGATTTAAAAAAAATGGGTTTCAAATTCCTTGGCACAACCACTGTTTATGCGTTTATGCAAGCTACAGGGATGGTTAATGACCACACTACATCTTGTTTTGTTTATGAGGAGATGATGAAGGGTAATCATATCAAAGAATAA